The following coding sequences are from one Granulicella arctica window:
- a CDS encoding HD-GYP domain-containing protein: protein MGKQIGLSEQALADLYYALLLKDIGCSSNSARMADAFAADDQVVKQHFKFIDQEKLGKPNREALTFVWKNVAPTANAWNRIRQIYRMVRSPGNLTAEMIEARCERGGVILHKLGMGIETCAAVYSLDEHWNGRGLLPDHLVGHDIPLLGRICSVAQHLDLFCSEFGSAKAMDTLAGRAGTWYDPDLVRAAESLHQQGILWPQCEPSTDPGTLQSAVLALDPGSSTALAARDIDVICSGFADVIDAKSPYTYRHAVGTTEAAVLISNAMGLASDRVDVVRRAAMLHDIGMLGVPNTILDKPGPLTSEEWSLIHRHPVLSQQILSRVGAFSEIAVLAGQHHESLDGRGYPSRLRAEQLSVEYRILKVADVFSALMESRPYREDLSPAHIQQQLALDVPHRLDPEAVDAILSVLDQLAGLPLEDIPGMSADAIPELVMVEPPPFRFGASAR, encoded by the coding sequence GTGGGCAAGCAGATCGGGTTGTCCGAACAGGCGCTCGCCGACCTGTATTACGCCCTTCTGCTCAAAGACATTGGCTGCAGCAGCAATTCCGCGCGCATGGCCGATGCGTTCGCCGCAGACGACCAGGTGGTCAAGCAGCACTTCAAGTTCATCGACCAGGAGAAGCTTGGCAAACCCAACCGCGAGGCGCTCACCTTTGTCTGGAAAAATGTAGCGCCGACGGCGAACGCATGGAACCGCATTCGTCAGATCTATCGCATGGTTCGCAGCCCCGGGAATCTGACCGCCGAGATGATCGAGGCGCGGTGCGAACGTGGTGGCGTCATCCTGCACAAATTGGGAATGGGAATCGAGACCTGCGCCGCAGTGTACTCGCTGGACGAGCACTGGAACGGCCGTGGTCTGCTGCCCGATCATCTGGTCGGTCATGACATTCCCCTGCTTGGTCGCATCTGCTCGGTCGCTCAACATCTCGATCTATTTTGCAGCGAGTTCGGCTCAGCCAAGGCGATGGATACGCTCGCCGGGCGCGCGGGTACCTGGTATGACCCGGACCTCGTACGCGCGGCGGAGAGCCTGCATCAGCAAGGAATTCTGTGGCCTCAATGTGAGCCTAGCACCGACCCTGGGACGCTGCAGTCCGCGGTGCTCGCGCTCGATCCGGGCAGTTCCACTGCTCTCGCCGCTCGTGACATCGACGTGATCTGCAGCGGGTTTGCCGACGTGATCGACGCCAAAAGCCCATACACCTATCGTCATGCCGTGGGCACGACCGAGGCGGCGGTGCTCATCAGCAATGCCATGGGGTTAGCCTCTGATCGCGTGGATGTCGTTCGCCGCGCCGCCATGCTGCACGACATCGGGATGCTAGGCGTCCCCAACACGATTCTTGATAAGCCGGGGCCGCTCACGAGCGAGGAATGGTCTCTAATTCACCGCCATCCGGTTCTCAGTCAGCAAATACTCTCGCGCGTCGGCGCCTTCAGCGAGATCGCAGTCCTCGCAGGACAACATCACGAGAGCCTCGACGGCCGTGGCTATCCCTCGCGGCTTCGTGCCGAGCAACTCTCGGTGGAGTATCGCATCCTGAAGGTAGCCGACGTCTTCAGCGCTCTTATGGAAAGCCGACCGTACCGAGAGGATCTTAGCCCTGCGCACATCCAGCAACAGCTTGCGCTCGACGTTCCTCATCGTCTGGACCCTGAAGCCGTCGACGCTATCCTCTCAGTATTGGATCAACTTGCCGGTTTACCTCTCGAGGACATCCCGGGCATGTCTGCGGACGCAATCCCGGAACTCGTCATGGTGGAGCCCCCACCCTTCCGCTTTGGCGCGTCTGCACGCTAG
- a CDS encoding FAD-binding oxidoreductase, which yields MVNSKTSDWISRLQQGFGGVLLLPHHEEYHGARRIWNGMIDRTPVAIARCGCTADVVAAVKLARTEGLHLSVRGGGHSVAGLSVCQDGLMIDLSTMKGIEVDPEALELSAEPGVLWAELDAAAELHGLATTGGQISHTGIAGLTLGGGMGYLMGKFGTVCDNLLSVEMVTAEGEIVTASERERPDLFWAMRGAGANFGIVTRFHYRLHPLEGVLAGLLLHPRSRAEELFRFYRDFLVGTPDELTTTFLLLNGPDGSPLVAVIAVYAGPPEEGERVLKPLREFGPPIADLIQPMSYTASQKMVDAAAPAGKRYYWKSNFVDSLDDGLGRILVAGANVKPSRLSMILLFEMKGAIHHVPREAMAFDHRDANFEMSIIAEWDSPADDEANMQWARTLWESTQAFVSNAVYANHMTADEPEERVRAAYGTAKYARLSALKAKYDPTNLFCHNHNIPPAHA from the coding sequence ATGGTGAACAGCAAAACATCCGACTGGATAAGCCGTCTTCAACAAGGTTTTGGAGGTGTACTCCTCTTGCCTCATCATGAGGAGTATCACGGTGCACGTCGCATCTGGAATGGCATGATCGATCGCACACCTGTTGCCATCGCACGTTGCGGGTGTACTGCTGATGTGGTTGCCGCGGTGAAGCTTGCCCGTACCGAAGGTCTGCACCTGAGTGTTCGTGGAGGAGGCCATAGTGTGGCGGGGTTGAGCGTCTGCCAGGACGGCCTCATGATTGACCTTTCGACGATGAAGGGGATCGAGGTCGATCCTGAGGCACTTGAACTCAGTGCTGAGCCTGGAGTGCTATGGGCAGAGCTCGATGCTGCTGCTGAACTTCACGGTTTGGCGACAACCGGAGGTCAGATCTCGCACACAGGAATCGCAGGGCTGACGCTCGGCGGCGGTATGGGTTACCTCATGGGTAAGTTTGGAACTGTCTGCGATAATCTGCTCTCCGTCGAGATGGTTACGGCCGAAGGGGAAATCGTCACGGCGAGCGAACGAGAGCGGCCTGATCTCTTTTGGGCCATGCGAGGGGCGGGAGCAAACTTTGGCATCGTGACCAGGTTTCATTATCGTCTTCATCCGCTCGAAGGTGTGCTTGCAGGGCTTCTACTTCATCCGCGGAGTCGTGCCGAAGAATTGTTTCGCTTCTATCGGGACTTTCTGGTTGGTACACCAGACGAGTTGACGACCACCTTCCTGTTGCTCAACGGTCCAGACGGTAGTCCGCTCGTCGCTGTGATCGCAGTGTATGCGGGTCCACCCGAAGAAGGTGAACGCGTACTAAAGCCTCTGCGAGAGTTTGGGCCACCGATCGCGGACCTCATCCAGCCGATGTCCTATACAGCCTCGCAGAAGATGGTCGATGCAGCGGCGCCTGCCGGGAAGAGGTATTACTGGAAGTCTAACTTCGTCGACAGCCTGGACGATGGCCTTGGCCGCATTCTGGTCGCTGGTGCAAACGTAAAACCCTCACGACTCTCGATGATTCTGCTCTTTGAGATGAAAGGTGCGATTCACCATGTCCCCAGGGAAGCGATGGCTTTCGATCATCGTGATGCGAACTTTGAGATGTCAATCATTGCCGAGTGGGACAGCCCTGCGGACGATGAGGCTAATATGCAATGGGCACGAACCCTATGGGAGAGCACACAGGCTTTTGTATCGAATGCTGTCTACGCAAATCACATGACCGCGGATGAACCGGAGGAACGAGTGAGAGCAGCCTACGGCACGGCAAAGTACGCTCGATTATCCGCGTTGAAGGCGAAGTACGATCCCACAAACCTCTTCTGCCATAACCACAACATTCCTCCTGCTCATGCATGA
- a CDS encoding amidohydrolase family protein, with protein sequence MITISEGTNVFVTASPDHKMMIADLQGLLFSIPFEGGPATQITTAYQEASHPDWSAKGDLVAIQSYAGGTFHIWTMHPDGSALKQVTKGHGDDREPRISPDGSTIAFASDRAFKGNYDIYTVAISGGEPKQITSADADEFGPTWSPDGHKLAFVSGIGLNAKTVESIDLLTNKQTTLVTSIPEGRVEAPSYSPDGTSLAYVQFHGAGLFVNSAQLIVTGSITYTGKAGDAFPFPTTWLSNSELLYTANGHILRTNLTSGTETPIPFTAAIHSVRPQYAHKAYDFTSTAAHQVKGIYAPALSPDGTQVAFVALNQLYLMKVGSAPIPLTHDSFYKQGPAWSPDGKKLAYVSDRDGIENIYLHDLSLSDTLTDKAIAPSRTAQIMPAWSPDASMIAFQDQGGATLLVKVATGTITPLAPSTFFPGRPAFSANGKTVAIATIKPYTKRFREGTSSILTVDITTGKTEFFAPAPFESITTRTEDGPIYSPNGKEMAFVMDDLLYTMAVDGAGHPNAAAVKLNDEVSDAPTYSSDSSKILYLHDGQLKLINRATRLITPVAADLTFTNTKPSQRLLIHTERFWKGSGSEELHDVDILITDNRITSITPHAATPPATVTQTIEAGNNTVMPGLWENHAHTDSDNSIYYGDRFGRLWLAYGITEIRAIADNAYRALSHREAYNSGAAIGPRLFTTGEAIDGERIYYPMMIPTTSEAQLHREFERLKALDFDFVKLYVRLPYSWAEQGIQFAHSQMGVETASHYLLPAVSLGEDGMSHLSATARTGWAYSRSLSGVSYSDARTLLAQSGMWTISTTFSQAQYADDPDLATDPRRALSPPWENVRLNLALKTAQTTDTASAFAHLKEEESTISAVLNDGGTILAGTDSPLDLPATSLHLNLRAQVKYGRAPWQALETATSLPAKAYGLDKDLGTLEPGHLADLIIVSGDPLKNIEDAARVQCVMKNGLLLSVGSIMAPFASSTIGSSICP encoded by the coding sequence ATGATCACCATCTCCGAAGGCACCAATGTCTTCGTGACAGCGTCGCCGGATCACAAGATGATGATCGCCGACCTGCAAGGTCTTCTGTTCTCGATCCCTTTCGAGGGCGGCCCTGCAACCCAAATCACCACTGCCTATCAGGAAGCTTCCCACCCTGACTGGTCCGCGAAGGGTGATCTCGTTGCCATTCAGTCCTATGCAGGCGGGACTTTCCATATTTGGACTATGCATCCTGACGGCTCTGCGCTGAAGCAGGTAACTAAAGGTCATGGCGATGATCGCGAACCACGAATATCTCCCGATGGCAGCACCATCGCCTTCGCCTCGGATCGTGCTTTCAAAGGAAATTACGACATCTACACCGTAGCAATTTCGGGGGGCGAGCCGAAGCAAATCACCTCCGCCGATGCCGATGAGTTCGGGCCCACCTGGTCACCCGACGGACATAAATTGGCTTTCGTAAGTGGCATTGGTCTCAACGCGAAAACAGTCGAATCGATTGACCTCTTAACGAACAAGCAGACCACTCTCGTTACCAGTATCCCGGAAGGCCGTGTAGAAGCCCCCAGCTATTCTCCAGATGGAACATCCCTCGCCTATGTGCAATTCCATGGAGCTGGTCTTTTCGTCAACTCTGCTCAGCTGATTGTGACAGGTTCGATTACGTACACCGGTAAAGCTGGAGACGCTTTCCCGTTTCCCACGACTTGGCTCTCGAATTCTGAACTTCTCTATACGGCGAATGGACACATTCTGCGCACCAACCTCACTTCCGGAACTGAGACCCCGATCCCGTTCACTGCGGCAATTCACTCCGTTCGCCCTCAGTATGCCCACAAGGCCTATGACTTCACCAGTACTGCTGCCCACCAAGTAAAGGGCATCTATGCGCCTGCCCTTTCACCTGACGGGACGCAGGTCGCCTTTGTAGCCCTCAATCAGCTCTACCTCATGAAGGTAGGGAGTGCCCCTATCCCGCTTACTCATGATTCGTTCTATAAGCAAGGTCCGGCATGGTCTCCTGATGGTAAGAAGCTGGCATACGTCTCTGACCGCGACGGTATCGAAAATATCTATCTGCACGATCTCTCCTTATCGGACACGCTTACCGATAAAGCCATCGCACCCAGCAGAACAGCGCAGATCATGCCTGCCTGGTCCCCTGATGCTTCCATGATTGCCTTTCAGGATCAGGGCGGTGCCACACTACTTGTCAAGGTAGCGACAGGTACGATCACGCCACTTGCACCATCCACCTTTTTCCCGGGCCGACCTGCCTTCTCAGCAAATGGGAAGACTGTAGCGATCGCTACCATCAAGCCCTATACCAAACGCTTTCGCGAAGGGACAAGCTCGATTCTCACTGTAGATATCACCACCGGTAAGACAGAGTTCTTCGCGCCCGCTCCCTTCGAATCCATCACCACTCGAACCGAAGACGGTCCCATCTATTCTCCCAACGGGAAGGAAATGGCCTTCGTCATGGACGACCTGCTCTACACGATGGCGGTGGACGGTGCGGGACACCCGAATGCCGCCGCAGTCAAACTCAATGATGAAGTGAGCGACGCACCCACCTATAGCAGCGATTCTTCCAAGATTCTTTATCTTCACGACGGCCAGCTCAAGCTTATCAACCGCGCAACGAGATTGATTACTCCAGTTGCGGCAGATCTTACGTTCACTAACACAAAGCCCTCGCAAAGACTCCTCATCCATACGGAACGGTTCTGGAAAGGATCTGGCTCCGAGGAACTCCACGATGTTGACATCCTCATCACGGACAATCGCATCACCAGCATCACTCCTCATGCTGCGACACCACCTGCAACTGTCACTCAGACTATTGAAGCTGGTAACAATACAGTCATGCCGGGTCTATGGGAAAATCACGCTCATACGGATTCCGATAACTCCATCTACTATGGAGATCGCTTCGGTCGCCTTTGGCTTGCCTACGGAATAACCGAAATCCGCGCGATTGCCGACAATGCCTATCGCGCACTCTCGCACCGCGAAGCCTACAACTCCGGAGCTGCCATTGGGCCGCGACTTTTCACGACTGGCGAGGCCATAGACGGTGAACGTATCTACTATCCCATGATGATTCCCACCACCAGTGAGGCTCAGCTCCATCGTGAGTTTGAGCGTCTCAAGGCTCTCGATTTCGACTTTGTGAAGCTTTACGTTCGGCTGCCCTACTCCTGGGCAGAACAAGGAATCCAGTTTGCTCACAGTCAAATGGGTGTCGAAACTGCTTCGCACTATCTACTTCCGGCCGTTTCTCTTGGCGAGGATGGCATGAGCCATCTCAGCGCCACGGCTCGCACCGGCTGGGCCTATTCACGGTCGCTCAGCGGAGTCAGCTACTCTGATGCCCGCACCCTGCTCGCTCAGTCCGGTATGTGGACCATCTCTACCACCTTCAGCCAGGCGCAATATGCGGACGATCCAGATCTTGCCACCGACCCTCGCCGCGCCCTTTCACCTCCTTGGGAAAACGTCCGTCTCAACCTCGCATTGAAGACAGCACAGACTACCGATACGGCTTCGGCCTTTGCCCATCTCAAAGAAGAAGAATCCACCATCAGCGCGGTCCTCAATGACGGAGGAACCATCCTCGCTGGCACAGATTCTCCTCTCGATCTACCCGCAACCAGCCTCCACTTGAACCTTCGTGCTCAGGTAAAGTATGGCCGTGCTCCATGGCAGGCACTCGAGACAGCAACAAGCCTTCCGGCGAAAGCCTACGGTCTGGACAAGGATCTCGGCACCCTCGAACCGGGACACCTTGCCGATCTCATCATCGTTTCAGGCGATCCGCTCAAAAATATTGAAGATGCCGCCAGAGTTCAGTGCGTGATGAAAAATGGTCTACTGCTCTCCGTGGGAAGCATTATGGCTCCATTTGCCAGCAGCACCATAGGTAGTTCAATCTGCCCGTGA
- a CDS encoding TetR/AcrR family transcriptional regulator: MGLSFIDILATLDKTQSFCHKVQILSSNAIIWFMEVTPLGRIAERKVRANLARRAQIIQVARRIAELEGWSNVTVRRLADEISYSQPVLYGHFRSREGIIAAVATEGFQELGLTMEKARKRVKLGNTLELVANAYLEFAASSPALYEAMFSLSLNVPFGKAATPSELQFAFSQILELFQGQSSKPEVLSEVFWASLHGIAELTRMKRLPPGRHKERVKALIPLFSV, from the coding sequence ATGGGACTCTCCTTTATAGATATTCTAGCAACGCTAGATAAGACGCAAAGTTTCTGTCATAAGGTTCAAATATTATCTAGCAATGCTATAATTTGGTTCATGGAAGTAACGCCACTAGGCAGGATTGCGGAAAGAAAGGTGCGGGCCAACCTGGCTCGCCGGGCACAAATAATTCAAGTAGCTCGGCGGATCGCGGAGCTTGAAGGATGGTCGAATGTAACGGTTCGACGATTGGCTGACGAGATTTCTTATAGCCAACCGGTTCTTTACGGTCATTTTAGAAGCCGCGAAGGGATTATTGCCGCAGTTGCAACCGAGGGATTTCAGGAGCTTGGCTTGACAATGGAGAAGGCACGCAAGCGGGTCAAGCTTGGGAACACGCTCGAATTGGTCGCGAACGCATATCTCGAGTTCGCCGCATCTTCACCCGCACTATACGAGGCGATGTTTTCGCTCAGCCTGAACGTGCCATTCGGGAAGGCGGCGACTCCGTCTGAACTGCAATTTGCATTCTCGCAGATCCTAGAGCTGTTTCAAGGGCAGAGTTCGAAGCCAGAGGTGCTCTCAGAGGTGTTTTGGGCAAGCCTGCATGGCATCGCGGAACTCACAAGAATGAAGCGGCTTCCACCCGGCCGGCACAAGGAGCGTGTGAAGGCGCTCATTCCTCTCTTCAGCGTTTGA
- a CDS encoding DUF4267 domain-containing protein produces MYAAIPFALAVLVSAGIIFIGCLYVASPERIIGGFGLKPPAPDADTRAWLRLKGIRDITSGLAVLTLMLTTNSRTVGILLLVFAVIPFGDMSNVLGSGGRKFTAFSVHGVTCAVMLLAGLLLIHAS; encoded by the coding sequence ATGTACGCCGCAATTCCGTTTGCCCTCGCCGTTCTCGTCTCTGCTGGAATCATTTTCATCGGCTGTTTGTACGTTGCTTCTCCGGAGCGCATCATCGGCGGCTTCGGCCTCAAGCCGCCCGCACCCGATGCTGACACGCGTGCTTGGCTCCGCTTGAAGGGTATTCGCGACATCACATCCGGACTTGCCGTGCTGACCCTGATGCTGACCACGAACAGCCGAACCGTAGGGATACTCCTCCTCGTTTTCGCCGTTATCCCCTTCGGCGACATGTCTAACGTCCTGGGATCAGGCGGCCGCAAGTTCACCGCGTTTTCCGTTCATGGCGTGACCTGCGCGGTCATGCTGCTCGCCGGCCTCCTGTTGATCCACGCATCTTGA
- a CDS encoding GH92 family glycosyl hydrolase has translation MSESKNPLESSRRSFLKSTGLAAAAVMAPVAMSSEAQVPTVTQHASTKGARLVSPVTLVNILQGTDSTPSFSRGNTLPIAARPFGMAHWTLQTTPSTPWMFQPGQRRIQGFRSTHQLSPWLGDYGQATFLPICGRPELDYGARATSYRPEDSLLSPHTMAMRLLRYGVDAELVPSERGALIHAKYTKEQTPGFVFDVPGNPPEPEPDAARRRVRFRSTVNSGGVQKDFACYYVLQFSEPWTAIENRDLKTHRSTHVSFAESVRSLDVRIATSFISFEQAERNLQLELGTKSVDTLRTEGEQVRNKYLKRIEIEGATDGQQRTFYSCLYRTLLFPRMWHEPDASGAMLHRSPYNGKIVPGVMYADHGYWDVYRAWYPMMTILLPERLAEILQAWVNAFQEGGWLPQFPCPGYRACMTGSLIDSLFGEAAVKGIKGFDMAGAYEGLKKHATQPGNADAGYGRRGIEEYLKFNYDPADKVDQAAAETVDAAYGDYCIAQVAKALGKSDDHAMFMKRSENWRNVFDAKTGFFRGKKSDASFLEPFSPIRWGDPYVEGAAYQHRFDAPHAMLALIEAMGGKEKVVVELEMMLTMFPEFEVGAYGSEIHEMSEMAAINFGQYAHSNQPSHHILYVFTLAGRQDRAAYWTKRVMDELYTPDLFAGDEDTGSMAAWYILSSLGFYPLCPSKPEYILGAPLFPRATVHLPNGKLLVVENAYKGGRLVRTSLNGKALVGGVIQHDEITAGGNIRFS, from the coding sequence ATGAGTGAGTCAAAAAATCCTTTAGAGTCCAGCCGCCGCTCTTTTCTCAAGTCAACAGGCCTTGCGGCTGCGGCGGTAATGGCGCCTGTTGCGATGAGCTCGGAAGCGCAGGTACCTACGGTTACACAGCATGCATCGACTAAGGGCGCACGGTTGGTAAGCCCTGTCACGCTTGTCAACATTCTGCAGGGAACAGACTCTACGCCTTCTTTCTCGCGCGGAAACACATTGCCAATCGCAGCACGTCCCTTTGGCATGGCGCACTGGACGCTACAGACGACACCAAGCACTCCATGGATGTTTCAGCCCGGGCAGCGACGCATCCAGGGGTTTCGCTCTACGCATCAGCTGAGCCCGTGGCTCGGTGACTATGGTCAGGCAACGTTCCTACCCATATGCGGTAGACCCGAGTTGGACTATGGGGCGCGCGCAACGTCATATCGTCCGGAGGATTCGCTGCTGTCGCCACACACAATGGCGATGAGGTTGCTGCGCTATGGTGTCGATGCCGAACTTGTGCCAAGTGAGCGCGGTGCGCTGATTCATGCGAAGTACACGAAGGAGCAGACGCCCGGCTTCGTCTTCGATGTGCCCGGCAACCCTCCTGAGCCAGAGCCAGATGCCGCAAGGCGCAGAGTTCGCTTCAGGTCGACGGTAAACTCGGGGGGTGTACAGAAGGATTTTGCCTGCTACTACGTCCTGCAGTTTTCAGAACCATGGACGGCGATCGAGAACAGAGACCTGAAGACTCATCGCTCAACGCATGTCAGCTTTGCGGAGAGTGTTCGTTCTTTGGATGTACGCATCGCGACATCCTTCATTTCGTTTGAGCAGGCAGAGCGAAATTTGCAACTTGAGCTCGGAACGAAATCAGTGGACACGTTACGGACCGAGGGAGAGCAGGTGCGGAACAAGTATCTGAAGCGCATCGAGATTGAAGGCGCAACTGATGGGCAGCAGCGTACGTTCTACTCCTGCCTTTATCGCACCCTCTTGTTTCCGCGCATGTGGCATGAGCCTGATGCGAGCGGCGCTATGCTGCACCGCAGCCCCTACAACGGCAAAATCGTACCTGGTGTGATGTATGCGGACCACGGTTATTGGGATGTCTACCGGGCCTGGTATCCGATGATGACGATTCTGCTTCCCGAGCGGCTGGCAGAGATCCTGCAGGCTTGGGTAAATGCATTCCAGGAAGGCGGTTGGCTGCCCCAATTTCCATGTCCCGGATACCGCGCATGCATGACAGGTAGCCTGATCGATTCACTCTTTGGTGAAGCAGCCGTAAAAGGTATCAAGGGCTTTGATATGGCTGGGGCTTATGAGGGATTGAAGAAGCACGCTACACAACCGGGCAATGCGGATGCAGGCTATGGACGGCGCGGTATCGAGGAATATCTAAAGTTCAACTATGACCCTGCGGACAAGGTCGATCAGGCAGCCGCAGAGACTGTCGACGCGGCTTATGGTGACTACTGCATCGCACAGGTTGCGAAGGCTCTGGGCAAATCCGATGACCATGCAATGTTTATGAAGCGCTCAGAGAACTGGCGCAACGTCTTCGATGCGAAGACGGGTTTCTTCCGTGGTAAAAAATCGGATGCAAGCTTCCTCGAGCCATTCAGCCCGATACGCTGGGGCGATCCTTATGTCGAAGGCGCAGCGTATCAGCATCGGTTTGACGCGCCCCATGCCATGCTGGCACTAATTGAAGCTATGGGTGGCAAGGAAAAAGTGGTAGTCGAGCTCGAGATGATGCTAACAATGTTTCCTGAGTTCGAGGTGGGCGCCTATGGCAGCGAGATCCACGAGATGTCGGAGATGGCGGCCATCAACTTTGGGCAATATGCGCACAGCAATCAGCCATCGCATCACATCCTTTATGTCTTTACCCTGGCAGGCAGACAAGACCGTGCGGCTTACTGGACGAAGCGCGTAATGGATGAGCTTTATACTCCGGATCTGTTCGCAGGCGACGAGGATACGGGATCGATGGCTGCATGGTACATTCTCAGTTCGCTTGGGTTTTATCCACTTTGCCCAAGCAAACCGGAATACATTCTTGGAGCGCCTCTATTTCCACGGGCTACAGTGCATCTGCCGAATGGCAAATTGCTGGTAGTAGAAAATGCTTACAAGGGCGGCCGTCTGGTTCGTACCTCGCTCAACGGAAAGGCGTTAGTCGGTGGCGTAATTCAGCACGATGAGATAACGGCTGGCGGAAATATTCGCTTTTCTTAA
- a CDS encoding ester cyclase has product MISEGDTVALRGTFHGTHLGPFAGIPATGKQVSAPVMLFYNVENGRINKHWMVLDTMTLFGQLNS; this is encoded by the coding sequence ATTATCTCAGAGGGAGATACCGTCGCCCTGAGAGGCACCTTTCATGGCACGCACTTGGGTCCGTTTGCAGGGATTCCAGCAACTGGGAAACAGGTATCGGCTCCAGTGATGTTGTTCTACAACGTAGAGAACGGTCGCATCAACAAGCACTGGATGGTTCTGGATACGATGACTCTCTTCGGTCAATTGAACAGTTAG
- a CDS encoding RepB family DNA primase: MASLRQAPTRMHLLDDLSAISLVKPTVDGLTPCAVVETSAGNFQAWLRHPALFQKLIGTFAAQTLAARYDADPSAADWRRFGRLLGFTNCKPKYKRPDGLFPFVQLRIHTGEQCPMAEAFVQEITKLYEAREQEREADGCRLLFLPKGDRGYRLYHWNVSAPPANTTTAPPLQTSPSALPLLPMAW, translated from the coding sequence GTGGCAAGCCTGAGACAAGCACCAACCCGGATGCACCTTCTCGACGATCTCTCCGCGATCTCGCTCGTAAAACCTACGGTGGACGGCTTGACTCCGTGCGCCGTCGTCGAGACCAGTGCCGGCAACTTTCAGGCATGGCTCAGACACCCCGCCCTCTTTCAGAAGCTGATCGGCACCTTCGCCGCGCAGACGCTCGCCGCCCGTTACGACGCCGATCCGAGCGCAGCAGACTGGAGACGGTTCGGCAGACTCCTTGGCTTTACCAACTGCAAACCCAAGTACAAGAGGCCTGACGGGCTCTTCCCTTTCGTACAGTTGCGCATCCACACCGGCGAGCAGTGCCCGATGGCCGAAGCCTTCGTACAGGAGATCACGAAGCTCTACGAAGCACGCGAGCAGGAACGTGAGGCCGACGGTTGCAGGCTTCTCTTTCTACCCAAAGGGGACCGAGGTTATCGACTTTATCACTGGAACGTTTCCGCACCTCCAGCAAATACAACTACCGCCCCGCCGCTGCAGACATCGCCTTCTGCGTTGCCGCTTTTGCCAATGGCATGGTGA